A region from the Diadema setosum chromosome 17, eeDiaSeto1, whole genome shotgun sequence genome encodes:
- the LOC140240885 gene encoding endoplasmic reticulum mannosyl-oligosaccharide 1,2-alpha-mannosidase-like — MLPFTSKSTTSSYYDNNKARRPQSCWRIWRRLPRLQRRVATLVLLLCLMCSFFVFRHFMPDTLGSYLSLSRDDRDRADPVGGLMPPDIGPADGKEGERDVFVYGNEGDLIDKIKQNTKDKDQPGGGRPGKRGPPKRLRENGNQQKAGGDRQGEGPDDELPQLGIQVPPDVVKEGVSNEDHFHDESEDDGGGDIDDDDDEEEEDDDSDVGAAAGAPGENDDKEVVLPMPDGQKAGNGNTQSLYGPKNERQRAVVDAFKHAWKAYKQYAWGHDELKPVSKRYSEWFTLSLTMVDSLDTMIIMGLTDEFNEARDHIAKMSVTPNKDVNLFETTIRVLGSFLSTFHLTGDTMFLDKAKQLADSLLNCFNSKSAIPFSDVNLQTGHAHAPRWGPDSSVSEVSTIQLEFRDLSFTTGDPKYQNAADKVMQHLHGLPKKDGLVPIFINANSGQFRPNSILTLGARADSYYEYLLKQWLQTSKSERRFYDDYVEAVEGIKKKLLGHSEPNKLAFIGELHREAYSPKMDELACFFPGTLALGHSNGMPDAHLELAQELAHTCYQMYAQMPTFLAPEITYFNILPGATEDLNIKPADTHNLLRPETIESFFYLNRITGDDYYREWGWKIFQAFERYTKIPGGGYSSIGNVKNPSNVSMRDKMESFFLGETLKYLFLLFGDDPNLIPLDKFVINTEAHPLPIRNLDGTKVK; from the exons ATGCTGCCATTTACGTCCAAGTCCACGACCAGTTCGTATTACGACAACAACAAGGCCCGGCGACCTCAGTCCTGTTGGAGG ATATGGAGAAGACTGCCGAGACTCCAGAGGCGAGTGGCCACGCTGGTGCTCCTGCTTTGCCTTATGTGCAGCTTCTTTGTCTTCAGACATTTCATGCCAGACACCCTGGGCAGCTACCTGAGCCTCTCCAGAGATGACCGGGACAGAGCGGACCCGGTAGGGGGTCTGATGCCGCCGGACATTGGTCCGGCCGATGgaaaggagggagagagggatgTTTTCGTGTATGGAAATGAAGGAGATTTGATTGATAAAATCAAGCAAAACACCAAGGACAAG GATCAGCCGGGTGGTGGGAGGCCAGGGAAGCGGGGACCACCGAAGCGCCTGAGAGAGAACGGCAATCAGCAGAAGGCGGGCGGGGACAGACAGGGAGAGGGCCCCGATGATGAGCTACCCCAGCTGGGCATCCAGGTCCCGCCCGACGTCGTCAAAGAAGGGGTGAGCAATGAGGACCATTTCCATGACGAAAGCGAAGACGATGGCGGTGGCGATAtagatgacgatgatgatgaggaggaggag GACGATGATTCTGATGTTGGTGCAGCCGCAGGCGCACCAGGG GAGAATGACGACAAGGAAGTTGTCCTGCCAATGCCTGACGGACAGAAGGCAGGGAATGGAAATACACAATCACTCTATG GGCCCAAGAATGAGAGGCAACGAGCCGTGGTAGATGCATTCAAACATGCCTGGAAGGCCTACAAGCAGTACGCCTGGGGGCATGATGAGCTTAAACCAGTCAGCAAGCGATACAGTGAGTGGTTCACCCTCAGTCTCACCATGGTGGACAGTCTGGACACGATGATCATCATGGGTTTGACCGATG AATTCAATGAGGCTAGAGACCACATTGCTAAGATGAGCGTGACACCAAACAAGGACGTCAACCTCTTTGAGACCACCATACGGGTCCTGGGAAGTTTCTTGAGTACCTTTCATCTGACCGGTGACACCATGTTCCTCGACAAAGCA AAACAACTGGCCGACAGTTTGCTGAACTGTTTCAACAGCAAGTCGGCCATCCCCTTCTCGGACGTCAACCTCCAGACCGGCCACGCCCACGCGCCCCGCTGGGGGCCGGACAGCTCCGTGTCGGAGGTCAGCACCATTCAGCTGGAGTTCCGCGACCTCAGCTTCACTACGGGTGACCCCAAGTACCAGAATGCTGCTgacaag GTCATGCAACATCTGCACGGATTGCCCAAGAAGGACGGCCTCGTGCCCATCTTCATCAACGCTAACTCAGGCCAGTTCCGACCCAACTCCATCCTGACGCTGGGTGCGAGGGCAGACAGCTACTATGAGTATCTCTTGAAGCAGTGGCTGCAGACCAGCAAGTCCGAGAGGAG GTTTTATGATGACTACGTAGAAGCTGTAGAAGGCATAAAGAAGAAGCTACTTGGCCATTCAGAACCCAACAAACTTGCCTTCATAGGGGAACTCCATAGGGAAGCTTACTCTCCAAAAATG GACGAGCTGGCCTGCTTCTTTCCGGGCACCCTAGCCCTGGGCCACAGCAACGGGATGCCTGACGCACACCTAGAGCTGGCCCAGGAGCTCGCCCACACGTGCTACCAGATGTATGCCCAGATGCCCACCTTCCTTGCCCCGGAGATCACCTACTTCAACATCCTGCCAGGCGCCACGGAGGACCTCAACATCAAG CCTGCTGACACACACAACTTGCTGAGACCGGAGACCATCGAGAGCTTCTTCTACCTCAACCGCATCACCGGCGATGACTACTACCGGGAGTGGGGCTGGAAGATCTTCCAGGCCTTCGAGAGGTACACCAAGATCCCCGGCGGGGGCTACTCCTCCATCGGCAACGTCAAGAATCCCAGCAACGTCAGCATGCGGGACAAGATGGAGAGTTTCTTTCTCGGGGAGACGCTGAAGTACCTATTCCTTCTCTTCGGCGACGACCCCAACTTAATACCGCTGGACAAGTTTGTGATAAACACCGAGGCCCACCCACTTCCCATCAGAAATCTCGATGGGACCAAGGTGAAATAG